Part of the Pyricularia oryzae 70-15 chromosome 3, whole genome shotgun sequence genome, tttctggagttccatgaccttgtcgatctactccgaaaacaaggtaccgaggttcgggtccgttggtgccctgggcaccagggaatcccgggaaacgaccgggctgacgagctggccaaggccggctccgccggaccgccggacccagacccgagggctcagcaaaccacgtatagcggtgccggcacggtcctcagagccattctttcgaatatagagaaggactggtggcgtaaagaactctgtgaacggtcccccgcatatagggaatggaaattccaatacacaccgagaaaggagcccgaggaactgcgtttgccaagacccctactgggccattatttggccatgaggaccggccacggcgatttcaaggcctaccatgaccgtttcaaccaccaggatgcaaacacctcgtgtgcctggtgctggaagcggacctcccctgagcacccggtgcactgccgctattcgcgggcggtgtggagaaactggccgtggcctgataacgaccggccggccgggccgccaaatcgcgcccaacgctggaaattcttccagacaagcttcgggcaaccgaaaagctttgaggcgttttcgatagccaccaactacttcagcgcccgccccagagcggcccgccagcgccccgcgcgccacgaacgcactttacgcctagggacaccgatcgtaaacgactcgaactctgacgaggaatagacttactgccttttcacccacacttcacggcacaagccgtcagacgaaccctccgtgcaccttaggcacggggtcgcgtcagtgaactaaccccctaagcaggaccgggcccgaacccggtcaggcacgatccgcctctgccctccttgttttccccctgtgtaaataaagaagatagaacgcgcgccgagatacccctcgggaggttgctaacggccggctaacaagccgggccgagcccggcgttaactaatactactactactactactactgtgGTTGGCCCTGATATTACGAACAAAGAGGACAAATGATCACCCGTGCGACAGTCCGTGGGGTGAAGGCACCATGGACCGTGTCGAGAGGGGAGTCAAGCTGGTGATTGATGAAGGTTTAGTGCTGGCAAGGAAGGGTGAGCAGTTTGACTTTGAACGAGTAGGGCTATTTTCGCAGCAGTATTGGGAGGATGAGTCCAGAAAAGACTTTGTATTTTTCCGCCAGGATGGAAACCAGCGGACGGAAATTGTCATCTTCTAATTTTCGATGAGGCTATTTATTATAAGCGTATAAAATATGCGACGGATCCGAAGGGACGGCGCTGGCTCTCACAATAGCCGTGACCCCATGCGCGGAACAGGAGCCTTCACCCGTCACTCGAGGGCTGGAGATGAATATGGAGGCTGATCCTGATCACGTAACTGAACTGGAAAGCGACGTGGGATATAACCAGGCCATGCTGCATTTCCATCGGGGGATGCAGGTGCGACCGCGTTGTTTGCGCGGCGAGCCTGCCAAATACCCCGGGCTAACGACACCTCCTCGAGCAGAAGCGCACACAAGCTCGGGCCAGAGGCAACAATAGCTGCTATAGCGACTGCTGGGAGGCGTTTCCGACATGCGACCAAACAGTTTTTGTGTGCGGTGCGAAGACCGAGGGCTCGGACAAAGTCAAGACCGAGTCTTAGGTCTGAGAAGGCCAACGTCGGGCTACCTACTGCCGAGGCCAGGTGGCCAAGGAAGCCGGCTCAAGACCTAAATTGCACCAAGCTATGGCGATCAACAGAAGCAGTCGAAGCCaagccgccttccgactcTCAAGACCCACAAGGCCCACAATGGCGTTTCTGAAGTACTACGAAGTATGTAAAAAATTTCCCCTAGTTGACAAGACGAGCTCTCCATAACTCTTCTGTGCCGATTGCCGGGCAAGCGACCAAGACAGCCAGCAGGCAATTGACTGCAAACTCCAATGCCGTTGAATCCCAGACGCTAAGTAAACCGTACTAAAGATCGACCGCTAGAACAAACATAAAAACCACCGCACCTCTTGCTAGCCTCCGACGACCGTTCCCGTAATTACCCCATTCCCGGCAGTTCAGTCCGCAACAGCATCGGAGATGCACACCGCCGCATTGGAGCTACTCCGCACCCGCCATCCATACCagggcctttttttctccttcaggTTCAACAGCTTGGCTGAGGCTGTTGTCATCCTGCATCACACTAGCCGCGAGACGCGGCCAGTTAAGCTTACACCGCAGACCATGATGCTACTGTGGAGATCATTTGAGGCATAGAAGGCCCGCAACAAGGCAGCAGTGGATGCGAGATTCAACTGCTCTCCAAGCTCTCCAACCCACTCTCCGCCTTTTTCCCCCGGTTTTCCCCCGGTGTTTCCATGGCCTTGATTCTCCATTATTACCCCGCATCCCCACGCCGACGATGGAGCTAATGGAGTTCTACGGTGATTATTCCTGGGCTGCTCCAGAGCAGAGCATACCTAGCAACGAGCATgctgaggtaggtaggtagccatCGCGATTCACATATAAACGACATGCCTCTTTCCATTCCACCAGTTGCCGCTCCTTCAATCCCATTTGGGCATCAACTTTGCTTATCCTAGTGACCCGTACTGCCAAGATGGAACGCGACGAAAAGACTTCGGTCGAGATGCGCGAAGCGCAAAGCGCCGAGAAAGTCTCGCCGCCAGCTGCGGCCCCGGCTTTCGACTTTGCTTCCCGCGACCCGGATCAGCTTGcagagcaaaaaaagaagctgcTGCGCAAGGTTGACGGGCGGCTGCTCCCCCTTCTCATCCTCATGTACCTGTTCAACTTCCTCGACCGGTCCAACCTGGCCCAGGCGCGCCAAGGCACTCTCGAGGCCGACCTAGGCATGACCGGTACCGACTTCAACCTCGCCACTTCAATCTTCTTTATAGGCTATCTGCTCATGCAGCTGCCTTCCAACCTGATCATCACCCGCGTGCGTCCGTCGCTTTACCTCGCCGGCGTTACCGTCTTGTGGGGCGTTGTGTCGGCTTGCAACGGAGCGACGCGCAAATTCACCGACCTCATCGTCGTCCGCTTCTTCCTCGGATTCGTCGAGGCTCCCTTCTTCCCCGGCGTCATCTTCCTCATGTCCAGCTGGTACACTCGCGCCGAACTCACGCGCCGTGTCGCCTGGTTCTACTCGGGCAGCGCTTTGGCCAACATGTTTGGCGGTCTGCTGGCTGCAGGCATCCTAGGCAACATGCACAACACTCAGGGCATTGCCGGGTGGCGATGGCTTTTTGTAAGTATTGGCCACAGTAATACTCGAGAGAGTCAACTGCtaacccagaaaaaaaaaaaaacaatttaGATTATCGAGGGCGTCGTCACCGTCTTCATCGGTCTTTGCGCTGGCTACTTTCTACCCGACTACCCGCAAAACACACGATGGttgacagaggaagagcggGCGCTGGCTTCGTACCGTCTGTTGGAGGACATTGACGAAGCGGATGAGGCCACGGCAACGAGCGTCTGGCATGGCGTCAAGCTGGCTCTCAAAGACTACCGCTTGTACCTGTTTGTCTTGCTGCAGCATCTCAGTCTGCTCTCCCAGACCTTCCAGTACTTCTTCCCAAGCATTG contains:
- a CDS encoding phthalate transporter, producing the protein MELMEFYGDYSWAAPEQSIPSNEHAEVVTRTAKMERDEKTSVEMREAQSAEKVSPPAAAPAFDFASRDPDQLAEQKKKLLRKVDGRLLPLLILMYLFNFLDRSNLAQARQGTLEADLGMTGTDFNLATSIFFIGYLLMQLPSNLIITRVRPSLYLAGVTVLWGVVSACNGATRKFTDLIVVRFFLGFVEAPFFPGVIFLMSSWYTRAELTRRVAWFYSGSALANMFGGLLAAGILGNMHNTQGIAGWRWLFRALASYRLLEDIDEADEATATSVWHGVKLALKDYRLYLFVLLQHLSLLSQTFQYFFPSIVGTLGYGSIVTLLLTVPVWFATFLTTIAATFSASRTNDRSLHIIGLMLVATVGNVIATATSNLAARFFAMFLMPMGSVSAFVIIVPWIANSFPRPLVKRSACVAIANMIGNTASAYGSYMYPASAAPQYVPGGSANAVISLTVAILALVLRWLHQRENDKLERAEVEAGSGNLAETQTKSGFRFIY